Genomic window (Juglans microcarpa x Juglans regia isolate MS1-56 chromosome 2S, Jm3101_v1.0, whole genome shotgun sequence):
AGAGAGAAAATCAGATAAATGATGAGTAGTTCCTGAGGTTGATGCAATGGACTCAGTGGGTATGGTTTGGCAGAGATAGTCCTGAAGATATGTGGGTCTAGTAATAGTGcgaggaggagaaggaggaggaggttcGGAAGTGAGAGTAGAAGAGGGGAGAGGTAGTaatcaggaatagggagagagATGATAAGGAGTGATGTGGGAGAAGAAGGAGGGAGGTCTTGTAAAGGGAACTGAAGTTCATAAAAGGTGACAtcacaagaataaaaaataacttgagTGTCAAGATTGTAGAGTTTATAAGTTTTATGAGTGCTAAGATAACGGAGAAAGAGACACTTACAggcacgaggagaaaatttGTCGCGGGAAGCTTGGAGAGTTGGGCATAATAAAGGCAACCAAACACTTGGAGATGGTCATATTTTGGTGGGGTATTAAAGAGAAGTTCaaaaggagatttattttgaagaatgcGACTGAGAGTGCGGTTGATGAGATAGGCAGCAGTGAGGACACATTCATCCCAAAATTTTAGAGGTAAGTGGGCCTGAAAATGTAGGCTACGAGTGACATTCAAGAGGTGCCGATGTTTACATTCCgtaacaccattttgttgaggagtttcGACACAAGTGCATTCATGAATGATGCCGTGTTCGTGAaagtaattttgaaatttatgagaaaGAAATTCTTGGCCATTGTCAGTGTGAATGATTTTAATGGTAGCGTTGAACTGATTTTGGATAAGAGCGAAAAAACGCATGAGATGAATGTAGGCTTCAGATTTATAGCGCATGAGATAAATCCAAGTGGTGCGAGAGAAATCGTCAACaattgtaagaaaataatgagcAACACAAATAGAGGAGGTATGATAGCCACCCTATATATCACAAAAAACTCTATTAAAAATCGTAGCACTTTTATTAGCATGAACAGAAAAATGAAGTCTAGTGTGCTTAGAACAAGTACAAATATCACAATCAGAAATGATGCAAGAATTATTGAAAAGACTAGGAATGACTAAGCGGGAAGGGTGACCTAGGCGTTGGTGCCATAAAATTTTATTCGCAGTAATTTGAGTAGAAAAAGCCATGGTGGGAGGTGACCGGTACACATAAAGTCCATTGCAAAGTTCACCCGCTCCAATCAGCCTCGTTGAGTGCTTGTCCTGAAAAGAAacagttgaagaagaaaaagaaacaatgcAAGAATTAGTAGTGGTGAGCTAAGGGGCTGAAGGgagattaaaaagaaattaagggaCAAAAAGGACATTGTGTAAAGTAAGGCGTTCGACTAAAATACATGTGCCGACACCCTCTATTTTAATTAAGCTTCCATTTGGTAAAGTGACCATTCAGTCAAATGAGGAAGGAACCAATGAAGAAAACAGTGTGCGGTCATGGCACAGGTGGTTGGTGGCGCCATTATCGACCACCTAGTCACGGTGGCTGTCAAAGGGAAAAGAGGAGGAGACATTACCGACCAAATTTGCAATGGGAGTGGGCGGCTTGAGCAAATCGAGCAGCCTCTAATAAAGATATGGCGTTAAACCAGGGATGGGAGAGGAGACAAAGGCTTGGTGAGCCATCGGTGACAAGGGAAGAGACTTGCCGAGGATGGAGGACGGCTGTCTGCTGCGGGGCTCGCTGCTTGTGGGATACCCAACGATCTGCCAACATCGGTCACGGGTGTGACCTTGTTTTCCACATTCGGTGCAGAGTAGGGGTTTCTTCATAGGACCACCAGAGTGAGCGACGAAGATGTGAGGGACTTTCGACGCCGCCGTTGGTTGGACATGGAGGAGACGCTGCTGCTCTTCCtgaaaaagaatagtaaaaatTTTGGGGATGGGGGGAAGGGTTTCCATGGCTAGGATTTGGGTTCGGAGTTGGGAAAAAGAGTCATTTAGGCCAAGTAAAAATTGGTAAACTCTCTCATCTTCAACTTGTTGCTGTAAGTCTTTCAGATCGTTGGTTTTTTGTAAATGGTTGAGTTCATCCCAAATTTGCTTGATTTGATTGTAATAGTCATGAACAGACTGGTGATGTTGCTGTAGGGAGGATAATTCACGTTTGAGGTGATAAATCCTGGCATTATTGCCATGACAAAACGTGACTGAAGATCAAGGCACACTTCTCGGGGATCAGTGTGGAATTCAGGAGAGTTGGCTAAGGAGGGACTGGTGGAATTGAGGAGCCAGGTGAAAACCATATCTTTAGTTTGGTTCAATTATTTGTAATCTGTAGAAATAGGTTCGGGTGGGGGAAGGGTGCCATCAACaaaaattagtttgtttttGGCATTGAGAGCATGGGTCATGGCTTTTtgccatttgaaaaaattttcacCGGTGAGAAGACCAGAGACAAGGATGAGACTAGGTGAATCGGAGGGGTGAAGAAGGTATGGGGAGGGGTAGGGTTGGAGGAAGAAGCCATTGGAACGGGAGAAAATGATCGGTTAGGCTGAtggctgataccatgtcaagCATTGAAACTTTTGTATTTCCAACTTATGTTTTTACCGTGAAGAGTcattagaataaataaatacaaggaATAAATCTATCTAAGGTAACTATTACAATATGGTATgaatttacaattacaaaaataaaggcTAATTCCTAAAATCGTGCAGTTACAAATGAGGAAAAAATCTTTGCTTGATTGTTGGCGAGTGAGCTGTCAATACAAAGATCGATGATTCttttcattatcattttttactaTGATCATGTAAAGGATTTCATGATTCACGATTCATGATCCAGCTTGGCATGAAgttaaattccttttttttatcaCGGAGTACTACTAAGTTAGGTAAATTTGATATCATCAACACTCTAACGATATGGATACAAAATTTGCAGAGATAGAAACCTTTCAAACTAATAACGCATGTCTCCTAATTAGATTAAACCAACCAGATAGTCCAAGGCTTTCCGGAGAAACCACTTCAACAGATAATAATATCCATTGCACAAAACTCATCTCTGTCACTTGAAACGGATATATAGTATGCATTAAGTGTTGGAATATTGggtgttttaattatttcatttttcaatcttatcaattttagaaatacaatgatcaaaatactatacatatatattatactaaatatgtatacatactatacatttcatttataaaatgaaatgagaaatactttagcgacaaaatgattacataaaagtaaatccacaaactaacgtgacttgatgtagtagttatattataaagttacttttaatgtaaagtaaatctaatgcATTACGTGAAACcatgtcagtttgtgggtttatttttgtgtaatctctttatgtCTGTAGCAGTTCTCAAATGAAATTGAGAAGATCCTGTGCATAATCATGTGCCACTAGTATATATAACAAGAGTGTCACTACATGTGTAGAATTTCCATTGCGGCATTTCTCCAAACAATTCAAGCACAAAACTCAAACACCCACAATTAACGTTCAACCTTGTTTGGGGGTAAAATGAGCGCAAGCGTAAAGCCCGTCAAAAGTTCATGGAACATGCAAGCTAGCTATGATAGGAaaggagggagaaagagaaggtTTGACGATGATAAGGTTTGATCAAACATAAAGTTAGGAGACAAGACATAAAGGAAGGGAATGGGACGTGAAGTGGGATTAGAGGCAACAAAGAGAGGGACTTGCTTCATTTTGAGATCTGGAGGATTGCTGGAGAGAAGGGGTCGAACCAAAGATCTccaataccatttttcccaaagAGAGCTCCATGGAAGTAATTGGAGAGAGTTTACTTCCTATATATACTTGTGGATGTATGCCTTAGTGGTAAATCTCACATAAACGCTGGTCTTCTTTACTTCCTACCATTATCATTAAGCAAGCTATGAATGAACACCCTTAGCACACTACCATAAAAAACTACCACATAAAAGGCGATGATCATCCGACCATTTTGTTGAggcaaaaaaattgtataagCATATATACCTCTAGGGTTGTAATTGAACCGAGCCGAGCCAATCTTTAGTTTGTCAAGCTCAGCTCGACTTAAAATACTCGAGCccgagctcgagatttttatttattctatgttCAAACTTGCCTAGGTAAGCTAAACTCCCAACTcaagctcgaattgtttattttttcatttcttgaataagatttaataattaataaattaggtaaaaatttaaaaaataaaaaatttaatattgaatttatacaattaaCAAGTAGAACAACCACTgtattataagattttaaaaaatttataaataattaatatctaattagttgatttatctataataacaatatattatatgcctacatatattattaatacatatacataatatcatagcatatatttatttcatacatgtttccacatactagtataagaaattattaaatattattgactaattattgtacaaattataaaatatatctatgaagtatattcaatatatagacataagtaattaggtcacatattatatatttaattataaaagtgttatgcttatattattagctaatacatacatatatatatatatacatacatatgtgtatgtatatatttatcaatatatgaatgaattttaatcgagtcgagctaatgAGTCAACTCAAGTATAAACGAGCGGGCCTTAACAAGCCTTAACCAAGTTGAGTCAAGTTATGTCGGGTAcgtgtcatttactaattgagAGGATATCTGTTTTCACGGGCGAGCTTTTTATTTAACGAGTCAAATTCAATTCAAGTTTATCCGGATGAATATCGAGCGGACTAACAAATAGACTGATTCATTTACAATCCTATATTCCTCACTagccaatccaaatatctatgCGCATGGCATGGATCATGGACCAAATGCAGCACTGATTGTTAGTACATGGAAAGAAACACACACAACATGCATGTCTGAAATCAAGTCTTAACATTGGGTAATTAAGGTTGCATTTGGGTGGTAAAGTAATCttagatattctgtgaatagtactagtaaaaaataataataaaatattaaataataatgaataataataaaaagtatataaaagataataataaaataataaatagcacTACTGCCTAAACTAATCCTAAATCATCAAGCCCAACCAGGCTAACCTAGTCCAGCCCAAACAATTGGCCACACCACTAATTATCCCCGTTCATTTCAGGCCAGCTGTGCTGCTGATTGTTCTGAGCTAGGACGGAAGCTTGCCACACGCCTACCCTTGCCGACAACAATTGGATTAGAACAAGTCAATAGCAAGGTTGCTGTTTGAATATGTATTTcgtttatttttcatattcatgagCCACATGCAATTGCATGGATTGCTTGTTTGAATTGAACgtacatatagatatataaaaacttTTGATCCATTCATTTTTCTGCAGCCATCTCAACGAGCCCTTGAACTTGAGCCACGTCCTTGTGGACTGGTCTGACATTGGCCTATTTGTTCGAGTTCAACTGCAACACGTAATGGAACCGACAATGAGACTCGTCCAAAACCAGTGCCAGAaacagggttttttttttttttttttaataatgttttctGCTTCTTCTTTTGTTAACAACCATACGCAACTTCACAAGTATATATACCCATACATGGTGAGCTTTAATTTCTTCCATCCATACCCCAAAAGCATTTGCCATATTGGCACTTTGAGAAAAGACAACATTTTGAGATCAGGGAGTCTATATCAGGGTCGACCTGTTGAACACAGCAACAATGGCCAACCGCATGGGTTTGATTGGGTGCATGGTCGCTATGGTGGCTTTATTAAAGTTTGCAACTGTAACCTCTGCAGGATTTTATGAGGTTGGAGACAGCTTGGGCTGGAATGTTCCCCAAACACCTCCTATTACTCCGACTGGGCTACCACCAAGACATTCTTCCTTGGCGACCAATTCTGTAAGCATTATTAATCCTCTTTATTTTAATCTGTGACCTTaaacagctagctagccagcCCATGCACGCATGCTTATATTTTTGCTTTTAAGCGTTGAAATGATTTAATTACATGCATaaaaaagagatgagagagtgatGGAGGTTGTTTTACCCTACATCTACTAATGATGATGACACTTAACGATACAGCATTCAACTGGACTGGAACGCACAATTTGGCAGAAGTATCAAAGGCCGATTATGATAACTGCACCAAGGTATCAAGTTACTTTGGTAGCCCTCTTGTATTCACTCCTCAATCAACTGGTTCTCACTACTTCATCTGCACCGTGGATGACCACTGTGAACGGGGTCAAAAGGTGGCTCTCACCGTTTTGACCCCAGATTTCACCGTTGGATCGCCGGCCGAACCACCCGTGTCCTCCGCTTCATCTCTGACAGCAGGTGCCTTATATGCAGTGCTCTCCACCGCAGTCTCTTTCTTGACTAACATCTAAATGAAGTAGTACGTACTATTATTATCTGAAGGCTGAAATCTCATTGTTCGGTTACgggaattagaaaaataaatattatttctttatttctttattgcTTATTAATTATTTGTGTAATTGAATGATCATGTACtctatttatgaataatttacaataaaatggttgtttaataatattacagCTTGTGCACTGCAAAATTCACATTTCAATCCTAGTACTGATCATCAGTTAAAAGAACATGTGCGTGCGTACGTACTCATGTTGAAGTAATGcgatatatataaattggagGGCTTGTTCAAGTTGCTCTACACCtcttgaatattaatattaacctACAATTAATAACAGGCGTGAATCCGAAAGTCTTGTTTAATTCAAGCAGCCAAACAGTACtctatggaaaatgattttgtgcCGTCTGAGTTTGTCTCCTAATTAATTTGACCgctcatgtatttttatttttaatttttttacttaatagttaaagaaatgattatcaatatattgatattttttttaaatgtttgacagaaaaaaataaaaataaattaaagtgcAATTTATACTAAAGATCTAGCACGCTCAACCGCCAAACCTAGGCGGCATATATAGTAGCAGCACCCAGTCTATATCATGTGCACTTTTGACTCAAATTAAGATATGATATGCGAGTTCACAAGAGattattataacaaaaatagtattaatgttgagtttttaatgataaaattaattatttacggtgaaaatatattgattttgaacgaaaataattattttgacagaaaataacAGATAACAAATAAGATATAGTGAATTTACTTGCAATCCTACCAGAGCTTCTAAAGAGCAGacttgtataattaattattattttaatctgtttaattaagatttttttttttggaacaaaattaaGATGTTAATCGGGCGAAACGTGGGCGCGAATAGGCCTGGAGCAAGACCCTAGCCGGTCGATTCTCAAGCCTAAAGTTACCCTTTACAAACTTAAATGTCTACGTCGTAATTTCGGGGGgtatattgaattttaaaatattatttattccaTAGATCAAtgttagtttataattttttttaataattattcttgTATGTTTGAACTTTTGTGTGGTGCCTGATTTTGTCTTTATATATGCGGTTTGGTTAATTTTTCAACCCAGatattaggggtgggcagcgggctGGGACCCGACCCCCGCTATCCCGCCCCGCATGGACGGGTGGGTTATAGTAAGTCTTGTATTActtaagtatgactattgtattgtcttgatctcatatatataaatattggcCTATGAGAGCAAAACAatctaaaatacaactctaatgagtttatatttcattttaatatataatttttaacttttaatttaaattatattataatttgagtctaaaaataagttttagacCCAATGGATCATTGGGTTGAGcagggggcggggcggggcggggttgGAAACCCTCCCCCCTCATGGTGCGAGGCGGGGTGCGGGGATGGGTCCACCCCACCCCACACCatgcaggtagcacccctaccaGATAGATAATttgttacaaattttttttggtttttttgtggaTTTTCAATTTGGAAGCTTGGACCATGGAGCAAAACTTTGGGAAAAAATTGACATGTTTTTAGCTCCAGATTGGATCTGCTGGTCGATTAGAGATTACTTTAGTCTTGTATTCTTGTATACTTGtcacaatatttttatcatgtgaaataaaatttctttgcaaCTAGATAGTTGTAGATACATTACCTAActatgtaaatttataattatctatACCTCGGTAGTAGTCTTTTTCTTCTTGGGTAAGATGAGTGTCATTTCCTTCTTAGAAGGGTGAGGCAGTGAAGTacggttttgataaattttctgGTGAAACCGAGATACTGCAACAAACAGTTATGGCAGAAGAACTAACAAAGCTATGGGAAGGATTCAAgttaaaagaaattgagaaagaaTAGGTGAATTTTTCAGTGGATGACACCAAACGTGCAAGTGCCTGAGCTCACAGATGCCTGCTTCTTCTAATTTTGATGGACAAGAGTTTAAACAATGATGCTTTTAAAGCAACTTTGACCAAAATTTGGAATCCTGAGTGTTCAATCTGGTTTAATGAGGTGGATCATCGATTCTTGGTGGAATTTCAAAGAGATGTAGATATTGAAAGTGTTAAATGGAAGACCATGGACCTTTGATAAACATCTAATTTGTATACAACTTTATGATAAAAGTACTCCCCTTAATGAGATGGATTTTAATCAAGAACCTTTTTGGATTCAACTACATGTCTTGCCTTTAGCAGCCATGACAGTGGATGGAGGTGAGAAAATTGGTTCCACATTAGGGCAAGTGATAACTGTTGATGTGGATGGGGATGGAATTGGGTGGGGAAAATATCTCAGGATAAGAGGCAATATGGATATTACAAAGGCTATACTTTGTGGCAAATTAATTAGAGTAAAAGGCAAACAAAGCTGGGTAGAGTTTAAACATGAAAGGTTGTTTTTATTCTGTTTTCAGTGTGGGGTTATCAAACATATTGGTCGAGTACGTGTTCTGGAAAAAACAAAGTTTAGTATGGCAGAAACATCTCAAAACCAATATGGTAAATGGTTAAGGACCACAACTTTTAACTTAATGGGTAGTGGAGACAAAAGAATAGAGGGAAGGGGATTCAAAAGTCAGAGCAACGATTCAGGCAATGGAAAGGGTCAAAGCAATGGGGCTCTAATCAATCTTAAAGGAAACCAGGTAATACAGGATGAGAATCTTGATGAAGCTGCACATGATCAACATTCTGGAAGTTACAACAAGACTGGAATAGTAAATgatgaaggaaaacaaaaattctatgttGAGCAACAAAGGCAAGATGAGATTATAGAAGATCCAACAAGAAGGGGGGTATAAGGTATCAAAGATGCTGGAAgggttttaggaaaaattcaGCAATCCAGATTTGAGATCAAAAGAAAGTCTGCAAGGTACAATCACTTCAGAGATTAATTTAGATTTGTCTAAAAGTAATCCTGTGAAGAATGAGCAGGTGGTTTCTAAACCTCAGAgttggaagagaagagaagagcaAGAGCACTTAACCTTTCAACAACAGAAGAGATGGAAATTGATAACACTTGCAGAGTTATTACAAGAGGTAGAAAAAGGGATAAAGCAACAAATGACAATGAGGATCTACAAATGATTAACAAAAGACAGAAAGAGGAGCTCAATCTTGGAAGGAGCCAAACTTAGGAGAAAATGGTTAGCAGCCCCACCAAATACAATGAAATGCATAACATGGAACTGTTAAGAGCTTGGGAATCCTCGAACAAATTGAGAGCTTCATTTTTTTAGTGAAGCAAAAGAGCCCAAATATCCTCTTTCTTATTGAAACTAAGAGCTCCAGGGAGAGGATTGAAAAAATTAGGAATAACATTGGATTTGATAGAAGTTTTACTGTTAATGCAAACGGGAGTAGCGGAGGGTTGGCAAAGATGTGAAATTTAGCTATTGACATAGAGGTTCACACTTACACTAGATACTATATTTCTGTTAAGGTTAATGACTCAAAACTTGGGAAGGTGTGGACTGTCACAGGGTTTTATAGCCATTCAGTAACTACAAAAAGAGAGGGAAGCTTATAGCTACTTAGGTCTTTACAACCTATAGACCATAGTCCATGGTTGTGTATGGGAGACttcaaaaaaattctttatcAACATGAAAAATAGGGAGGATCTCAAAGACCTTTTACTCAAATGCAAGGATTCAGGCAAGCTTTACAAGATTGTGATTTAAGTGACATGGGTTATAATGGACTCAAACATACCTAGTCTAACAACAGAGAATGATCAGTATTCACCAAGGAGAGGTTAGATAGAATATGTGCTAACACTACTTGTCTCACTATCTTTCCATCAATAGAGGTTACAACAATAGCAACAAGCTCTTCAAATCACTATCCTCTCTTAACAGTCATGAACACTCAGACACAACTtgcaagaaggaaagaaagacaATTTAGATATGAATACAGTTGGGGCATCAATACTTACTACAAAGATTTAATTTCAACAACTTGGCATGTGCAAAACAGAAATGAAAACTcgttagaagtttgaaaaacaaGATGAACAATTGCAAGATACagttaataaaatgaagtaagaACAAAGAAAAGGACGCCTATGAGACAATCAAGATGCAACAAggaaagattttataaattcaaGGAAGAAACAAAGGTTCTGACATTCAAGAAATCAAATAGATTCAAAGGCAAATTAATTGGAGATTGGAACAAGAAGAAGTGAAGTGGAAACAAAGGTACAAACAAAGATGGCTTAAAGAGGGAGATAGAAACACAAGTTACTTTCACAAGTGTGCTTCTCAAACACGCAAGATCAACACAATTAACAGACTCTATGATGGGAGGGGTAGCTTCAAACTTCTTCATAAGTCATTAATAAGATTTTCTAGGACTTCTTCACAAATATGTTATCTACTTCAAATCCAGAGGGTCAATAGCAATGTGTATAGACAATGCCAAGGCTGGTCACAGAAGAGATGAACCAAATGCTTTTGagagattttgatttttcagAAGTTCAAGATGTAGTTCGTAATTTGAATCCTATGAGTTCCCCAAGTCCAGATGGGTTTTCAGCTGGTTTTTCTCAACAACATTGGGATATAATAGGTAAGGAACTATGTGAGGTAGTTACTAAAGCTATCGACACAAACAATTGGGACAACTCTATTAATGAGACATTCATGGTTTAAATCCCAAAAGTCAAAAATCACACTGCTGTAACAGAATTCAGACCAATAAGTTTGTGTAATGTGATGTATAATGTTATGGCCAAAATAATAGCAAACAGATTGAAGAACATTTTGCCAAGCATAACTTCAACAACTCAAACTGCatttataccaaaaaaaatgATAGCAGACAGTGTGATAGTTGCATATGAAGCTATGCATTCAATGAAGTCCAAAATGAAGGGTTCCAAAGGGTATATGGCTCTTAAGATGGACATGAGTAAAGGTTACCACAGATTGGAGTGGTCTTTTATTGAAACTGTAATGAAGAAGATAGGATTCAACAGAAGATGGATTGATCTTATTTAAAGATGTGTTTTAACAGTTTCTTACTCACTATTAATCAATGGAATGCCACAACCCAGATTTAGACCATCTCTTGGAGTTAGACAGGGTGATCCACTATCACCCTATCTTTATTATATGTTCAGAGGCATTCACTCAGATGCTCAATGAGGTAAAGATCACTAGGCAGATCACAGGGCTTCCAATAGCTAGAGGAAAACTACATAtcaatcatctatttttt
Coding sequences:
- the LOC121253566 gene encoding blue copper protein-like; amino-acid sequence: MTLNDTAFNWTGTHNLAEVSKADYDNCTKVSSYFGSPLVFTPQSTGSHYFICTVDDHCERGQKVALTVLTPDFTVGSPAEPPVSSASSLTAGALYAVLSTAVSFLTNI